A single genomic interval of Lewinellaceae bacterium harbors:
- a CDS encoding phosphotriesterase — translation MTINGPIDADSMGLSLIHEHVFLDWRPADSTNQADWNQEAAYQSILPHIQVLKKFGVRSILECTPNYLGRNILLLQKLADASGIQFITNTGYYGAQQNIYIPTKAYDWTAEQMADAWIHEFKYGIDESDVRPGFIKISVDPDSSLGSLQERIVRAAALTHKATGLTIVSHTGIDTAAFNQINVLVQEHVSPSAFVWTHAQNGSTAGHLRMARMGGWISLDGLGWVTPQKQDSSALYQYLTMTKALKDNGFLNRILLSMDAGWYSYGEGNNYVEHTALFTTFIPLLLKNGFTKTEINQILVENPRDAYTIRTRLLGNGS, via the coding sequence ATGACCATAAACGGCCCCATCGATGCTGACAGCATGGGATTGTCGCTGATCCATGAGCATGTTTTCCTGGACTGGCGTCCAGCAGACAGTACAAATCAGGCGGATTGGAATCAGGAGGCAGCGTACCAGTCCATCCTTCCGCATATCCAGGTTCTGAAAAAATTCGGAGTACGGTCTATTCTTGAATGCACACCTAATTACCTGGGCAGGAATATACTATTGTTGCAAAAACTAGCTGACGCCTCCGGCATCCAGTTCATCACCAATACCGGATACTACGGCGCGCAACAAAATATTTATATTCCCACCAAAGCATACGATTGGACAGCAGAGCAAATGGCGGATGCCTGGATCCATGAATTCAAGTATGGTATTGATGAAAGCGATGTCAGACCCGGCTTTATCAAAATTAGCGTTGATCCGGATTCCAGTCTTGGCAGCCTTCAGGAGCGGATTGTGAGAGCAGCAGCCTTAACCCACAAGGCAACCGGACTAACCATTGTCAGCCATACCGGGATAGACACCGCGGCTTTTAATCAAATTAATGTGCTTGTGCAGGAGCATGTTTCCCCTTCCGCTTTTGTCTGGACGCATGCCCAGAATGGCAGTACGGCAGGCCACCTTCGCATGGCCCGAATGGGAGGATGGATATCCCTCGATGGATTGGGTTGGGTTACCCCTCAGAAACAGGACTCCAGTGCATTGTATCAATACCTGACCATGACAAAAGCCTTAAAAGACAATGGCTTTCTAAACCGCATATTACTATCCATGGATGCCGGCTGGTATTCGTACGGGGAAGGTAACAACTATGTGGAGCACACGGCTCTATTCACGACATTCATCCCCCTCTTGCTGAAAAACGGATTTACCAAGACAGAAATCAACCAAATACTGGTAGAAAATCCGCGTGATGCCTACACGATCAGAACACGCTTATTAGGAAATGGATCTTAA
- a CDS encoding MBL fold metallo-hydrolase produces the protein MIPAFQKDDNFLADVHQHRRMPGLHLWWLGQSSYLIQYQGHHLLIDPYLSDSLTRKYEQSDKPHIRMSERVVAPEMLDFIDVVTSSHNHTDHLDADTLLPLIAANPQIRMIIPEANRKFVSERLSTPILWPEGLRDGETSTLPWGWEVIGIPAAHNDLERDELGHCRYMGYVFRIGPYLIYHSGDTLWHQEIIQALAAFTIDIAILPINGNLPERRVAGNLNAREAVMMAKTVGARLLIPCHYHLFTFNSVEPDECLSLAHEVQQPVRILRAGERLDLN, from the coding sequence ATGATCCCTGCCTTTCAAAAAGACGACAATTTTCTGGCCGATGTACATCAGCATCGCCGGATGCCGGGATTGCACCTTTGGTGGCTGGGCCAGAGCAGCTACCTCATTCAGTACCAGGGTCATCATCTCTTGATTGATCCCTATCTTTCCGATTCGTTAACCAGGAAATACGAACAATCGGATAAGCCTCATATACGCATGTCGGAACGCGTAGTGGCGCCGGAAATGCTGGATTTCATTGACGTCGTCACCAGCAGCCACAATCACACCGATCACCTGGACGCAGACACACTTTTACCTTTAATTGCTGCGAACCCTCAGATCCGGATGATCATTCCGGAAGCCAACCGGAAATTTGTCTCGGAGCGTTTGTCAACCCCCATTCTATGGCCGGAAGGGCTTAGGGATGGAGAAACCTCTACATTACCCTGGGGGTGGGAAGTCATTGGGATACCTGCTGCTCATAATGATCTGGAACGGGATGAGCTGGGCCACTGCCGGTATATGGGTTATGTTTTCAGAATTGGACCCTATCTTATTTACCACAGTGGTGATACACTTTGGCATCAGGAAATCATTCAGGCCCTGGCTGCTTTTACCATCGATATTGCCATTCTCCCCATTAATGGAAACTTACCTGAACGCCGTGTAGCCGGAAATCTCAATGCGAGGGAAGCTGTAATGATGGCTAAAACTGTTGGAGCCAGGTTATTGATTCCGTGTCATTACCACCTATTTACCTTTAACAGTGTGGAACCGGACGAATGCCTCTCACTCGCACATGAAGTGCAACAACCGGTAAGAATATTGCGGGCTGGTGAGCGCCTTGACCTGAATTAA
- a CDS encoding caspase family protein — translation MKTKFLIALLLACTQLVGQTLYDLRWSSEGIDYAGFMIYFNEDDIYMRVGYSYDGGYNLVHSEYHYDQTQRQDGFVVFEGLETGYVYYQTDTLYNPFHIFWAMDDNNQWTGPYAIDDYHLQNDNFDEIAEVKLTEVQPTNLTAEYLQWFYTQDDEDYYTLLEAAKPQTILQPASNPGTSVPTLHYIMIANTLIPDIGTSTSADIHNTSSEFEGIASVLQMTFDKILITDKNFSKEQVISTLQNFQPGPNDVVIVIYSGHGFRYSDQTEPFPELDFRYSDYQEFSPQNCMNLVEINQIIQQKGARLNLIIGDCCNADIGVTKKLGTTFLAARSTVNASLPKLAKLFLESSGNIIAAGSSKGEYSYCNVTGGFFTNNLIASLREEVSVFREEDEPKWDDILSKAKESTLKMSKMGCQECIEQNPIFKKVNLKN, via the coding sequence ATGAAAACCAAATTCCTGATTGCGCTGCTCCTGGCGTGTACTCAGCTGGTCGGACAGACCCTCTATGATCTCCGCTGGTCATCCGAAGGCATTGATTATGCCGGATTCATGATCTACTTCAATGAAGACGATATTTACATGCGGGTCGGATACTCGTATGATGGTGGCTATAATCTGGTCCATTCGGAATATCATTACGATCAAACTCAGCGTCAGGATGGATTTGTAGTCTTTGAAGGGCTGGAAACGGGATACGTGTATTATCAGACGGATACATTATACAACCCCTTCCATATTTTCTGGGCCATGGATGACAACAATCAATGGACCGGCCCCTATGCAATCGACGATTATCACTTGCAAAACGACAATTTTGATGAGATTGCAGAGGTTAAATTAACGGAAGTACAGCCGACGAACCTCACGGCAGAATACCTGCAATGGTTCTATACCCAGGATGATGAAGATTATTATACCTTGCTGGAAGCGGCCAAGCCACAAACCATTCTACAGCCCGCATCCAATCCGGGCACCAGTGTTCCGACTTTGCATTACATCATGATTGCCAATACGTTAATACCCGACATCGGTACTTCTACCAGTGCTGATATTCACAATACTTCCAGTGAATTTGAGGGCATTGCCAGTGTGCTGCAAATGACATTCGACAAGATCCTGATAACCGATAAAAATTTCTCGAAGGAACAAGTGATTTCCACGTTACAAAATTTCCAACCCGGACCAAATGATGTGGTTATCGTCATATACTCCGGACACGGATTCCGCTATTCCGATCAGACAGAACCATTCCCGGAACTGGATTTTCGCTATAGCGACTATCAGGAATTTAGTCCGCAGAACTGTATGAATCTGGTTGAAATTAATCAGATAATCCAGCAAAAAGGCGCCCGTCTTAACTTGATCATAGGTGATTGTTGCAATGCTGATATTGGTGTGACAAAAAAATTAGGCACTACCTTCCTGGCCGCCAGATCGACTGTTAATGCGAGCTTGCCGAAATTAGCGAAGCTATTCCTGGAGTCCTCAGGCAACATCATAGCCGCCGGGTCAAGCAAGGGCGAATATTCATATTGCAATGTTACGGGAGGATTCTTTACCAACAATCTGATCGCATCGCTCCGTGAAGAGGTCAGTGTGTTCCGGGAGGAGGATGAGCCTAAGTGGGATGATATTTTAAGCAAAGCCAAAGAAAGCACACTTAAAATGTCAAAGATGGGTTGTCAGGAATGCATTGAACAAAATCCCATTTTCAAAAAGGTTAATTTAAAGAATTAA
- a CDS encoding ion transporter, producing the protein MKEDPGQVKKLTTRDRIHEVIFETETPAGKAFDVLLLIFIVASVIIVLLESMEAYRVKFGSYLTALEWFFTIAFTLEYLLRVYSVYKPRKYIFSFFGIIDLLAILPTYIGFFIVGSHYLVVIRALRLLRIFRVFKLVNFLRQGQIIIESLRRSIPKITVFFFFIMIVVTIIGSIMHVLEGGFNPGFSSIPKSIYWAIVTLTTVGYGDITPQSEPGRFLSAFVMVLGYSIIAVPTGIIASDLIRAPTRKEDVSNQTCRYCASEGHDPDAVFCKYCGERLNP; encoded by the coding sequence ATGAAAGAAGATCCGGGACAAGTAAAAAAGCTGACCACAAGAGACCGCATCCACGAAGTCATCTTCGAAACCGAGACACCTGCCGGAAAGGCATTTGATGTGCTGTTGCTCATCTTTATTGTAGCCAGTGTCATCATCGTCTTGCTGGAGAGCATGGAGGCTTACCGGGTGAAGTTTGGTTCTTATCTCACCGCATTGGAATGGTTTTTCACGATTGCCTTCACCCTGGAATATCTGCTCCGCGTCTACAGTGTATATAAGCCCAGAAAATACATCTTCAGTTTTTTTGGCATCATCGATCTATTGGCTATTCTTCCTACGTACATCGGGTTTTTCATCGTAGGAAGTCATTACCTGGTAGTGATACGTGCGCTCAGGTTACTCCGTATTTTCAGGGTTTTCAAACTGGTCAACTTTTTACGACAGGGACAGATTATCATTGAGTCGCTGCGACGCAGCATCCCAAAAATTACGGTTTTTTTCTTCTTCATCATGATTGTGGTTACCATCATAGGAAGTATTATGCATGTTCTGGAAGGTGGTTTTAATCCGGGGTTTTCCAGCATTCCAAAATCCATCTATTGGGCCATCGTCACCCTGACAACGGTTGGATATGGTGACATCACCCCACAATCAGAACCCGGCCGGTTTCTTTCTGCATTTGTCATGGTCCTGGGCTATTCCATCATTGCGGTACCGACTGGCATCATTGCTTCCGACCTTATCAGGGCCCCCACCAGGAAGGAGGACGTAAGCAATCAGACCTGCCGCTATTGTGCGAGTGAAGGCCACGATCCTGACGCAGTATTTTGTAAATATTGCGGTGAACGGCTGAATCCCTGA
- a CDS encoding TlpA family protein disulfide reductase, with protein MNKTLRKELKQWGILIAIGLVLYLTGLHVRVIGFLQRGILATGLIRPKTEINYNTTGTYPKFDLNLDLQDADGQALNLQAFQDKVLFINLWATWCPPCLAEMPNIAHLYQELENSGIQFVMISQDRDFNKAIEFVRKNGYDFPVYQARGSWPAVLKTSSIPTTFVIDKHGNVVVNHQGMAQYNTKKFITFLQSLN; from the coding sequence ATGAATAAAACGCTCCGCAAAGAGCTAAAACAATGGGGGATCCTCATTGCAATCGGCCTGGTACTCTACCTCACCGGATTACACGTCCGGGTTATCGGGTTTTTACAACGTGGCATACTGGCTACCGGACTGATACGACCCAAAACAGAAATCAATTACAATACCACCGGAACCTATCCAAAATTTGATCTGAACCTGGACCTGCAGGACGCCGATGGGCAGGCGTTGAATTTACAGGCCTTCCAGGACAAGGTCCTGTTCATCAATCTATGGGCCACGTGGTGTCCTCCCTGCCTGGCGGAAATGCCCAACATCGCCCACCTTTACCAGGAATTGGAAAATAGCGGCATCCAGTTTGTTATGATCTCTCAGGACCGGGACTTTAATAAAGCCATCGAATTCGTCCGGAAAAATGGATATGATTTCCCTGTTTACCAGGCGCGAGGCAGTTGGCCGGCCGTGCTGAAGACTTCATCGATACCCACGACTTTTGTCATTGATAAACATGGGAACGTCGTAGTTAATCATCAGGGGATGGCGCAGTACAATACTAAAAAATTTATAACTTTTCTCCAGAGCCTGAATTGA
- a CDS encoding VCBS repeat-containing protein, with the protein MLKPFKLFPLMLLFTSIQAQTFYDKTNWLPDPQFRSGLTIAVTDFNGDHYPDLLRMRNGKSLEVGLMVPGDTVFVSYSTGVAHPSPAWCLVVGDVNNDGFKDIVTGGNSDQIILWKMGRDGQVIEKTILPESNIYVQAANFVDINNDGWLDLFVCNDDGISRIYGNDGQGNLQPQTGWLNLQTTIPSDNSGNYGSIWTDFDQDGDLDLYISKCKGAAQLPTDPRRINQLFVNYGPQGFKEEGVQRGLALGDQSWVSDFGDVDNDGDLDCIVFNHDPQSRLMINDGGVFKDYTDSMGVKIEGLLIQGFFRDMDNDGHLDIVVLGNAPYYYHNDGNYHFSGRSVCNAQYTMTSGMVADFNGDGYMDIYGIYGKDFVQPGPDYDKLWIQKTGEYCWVTIGLEGTVSNRDGIGATIEIYSSVGKQIREVRAGEAYGVTASPEVYAGIGSDKGVEKVIVRWPSGIVDSFGYLPANKRYVFTEGQCRYLPVPMQYAGIPSICGGDSLTLSLPGWDSLVWSTGSTEPQLQVKASGIYFGKGILNGCPQVSEPLRVVVDPVESPRISLSGDSILCEGGEVFLSLPEARAYTWNNGSTERSIRIDQPGVFWADITGQCADFKTDTVRIQFIPVSDPDSLEDVTLPGPGMTVLHAVGDSLLWYEPENGILVGTGNDFQTPFLTSTTTYYVSNVTTYPGYAVGLGEVNKPTVNVYHNNNFNGRLIFNVYQALTLDSVTVFTDTPGVRRIILVKGADILASREVMLDTGATVVALNFTIEPGLSYELTTDAAYNRDLFGVNSPFLYRTVGLQGAYPYGDPGTIEIIGNNYGLEEYYYFYRWKVRTIDRYCESEHFPVQVHIMTSSSELLEQAGWKVFPNPVNSMFFVQPHPDARPILELRLFDVQGRVQWESRSVSRAETNSISMGELPAGMYWLSVKTAEGSYNVKILKF; encoded by the coding sequence ATGCTAAAGCCGTTCAAACTATTTCCACTGATGCTGCTTTTCACCAGCATTCAGGCCCAGACCTTTTATGATAAAACCAATTGGCTGCCCGACCCGCAATTTAGAAGTGGTCTCACCATTGCTGTTACGGATTTTAATGGGGACCACTATCCGGACCTCCTTAGGATGCGCAATGGCAAGAGCCTGGAAGTAGGACTGATGGTTCCTGGTGATACGGTTTTCGTTTCGTACTCTACTGGTGTTGCGCATCCCAGTCCAGCCTGGTGCCTGGTGGTAGGTGATGTTAATAACGATGGATTCAAAGATATAGTCACTGGTGGTAACTCGGATCAGATCATTCTGTGGAAAATGGGACGTGATGGTCAGGTGATCGAGAAGACCATTTTGCCGGAAAGTAACATTTATGTTCAGGCCGCAAATTTCGTAGATATCAATAACGATGGCTGGCTAGATCTTTTCGTTTGTAATGACGATGGCATTTCACGCATTTACGGGAATGATGGTCAGGGTAACCTGCAGCCACAGACCGGCTGGTTGAATCTCCAGACTACGATACCTTCCGATAACTCCGGTAATTATGGCAGCATATGGACCGACTTTGATCAGGATGGCGACCTGGATCTGTACATTTCAAAATGCAAGGGAGCTGCCCAGCTACCTACGGATCCCAGACGGATCAATCAACTGTTTGTTAATTACGGTCCACAGGGTTTTAAAGAAGAAGGTGTCCAGCGGGGACTGGCTTTGGGGGACCAATCGTGGGTCAGTGATTTTGGTGATGTGGATAATGATGGTGACCTGGATTGCATCGTTTTTAACCATGATCCGCAGTCAAGGCTTATGATCAATGATGGAGGTGTTTTTAAGGATTATACCGATTCGATGGGTGTGAAGATCGAAGGTTTGTTGATCCAGGGCTTCTTTCGCGATATGGACAATGACGGTCATCTGGACATAGTGGTATTGGGCAATGCTCCTTATTATTACCATAATGACGGTAATTACCATTTCTCAGGACGGTCTGTCTGTAATGCTCAATACACCATGACCTCTGGGATGGTCGCAGACTTCAATGGGGACGGTTACATGGATATTTATGGCATCTATGGTAAAGATTTCGTCCAGCCAGGTCCAGATTACGATAAGTTATGGATTCAGAAAACGGGTGAGTATTGCTGGGTAACCATTGGTCTGGAAGGCACGGTCTCTAACCGTGATGGTATCGGAGCTACCATTGAGATTTACAGTTCGGTAGGCAAGCAGATCCGGGAAGTTCGTGCGGGGGAAGCCTATGGTGTGACGGCCTCACCTGAAGTTTATGCAGGCATCGGCTCGGATAAGGGCGTAGAAAAGGTCATAGTCAGGTGGCCATCTGGAATCGTCGATTCCTTTGGATACCTGCCTGCTAATAAGAGATATGTGTTCACGGAGGGGCAGTGCAGGTATCTGCCGGTTCCGATGCAGTATGCCGGAATTCCTTCCATCTGTGGTGGTGACAGCCTGACCTTGTCCTTGCCGGGTTGGGATTCTCTCGTATGGAGTACGGGATCTACCGAGCCCCAGCTCCAGGTAAAGGCCTCCGGGATCTATTTCGGTAAAGGAATTCTCAATGGTTGTCCCCAGGTCTCTGAACCGCTCCGGGTGGTGGTAGACCCGGTTGAGTCGCCACGCATATCCTTGTCCGGTGATTCTATTTTGTGCGAGGGTGGGGAGGTGTTCCTTTCTTTGCCGGAAGCTCGAGCCTATACCTGGAACAACGGATCCACCGAAAGGAGTATTCGCATTGATCAGCCGGGTGTTTTTTGGGCTGACATTACCGGACAATGTGCTGATTTTAAAACCGATACGGTGCGGATTCAGTTCATTCCGGTTTCCGATCCTGACTCGTTGGAAGATGTAACCTTGCCGGGGCCGGGAATGACGGTCCTGCATGCAGTCGGGGACAGTTTGCTCTGGTATGAACCGGAAAATGGTATTTTGGTTGGCACGGGTAATGATTTTCAAACGCCGTTTCTCACCTCAACCACTACCTATTATGTTAGCAATGTGACAACTTATCCCGGATACGCGGTTGGTCTGGGTGAAGTGAATAAACCGACGGTAAATGTATACCACAATAATAACTTCAACGGCCGCTTGATTTTTAATGTCTACCAGGCACTGACCCTGGATTCGGTGACCGTATTTACCGACACACCGGGTGTGCGGCGCATCATTCTGGTAAAGGGGGCAGATATTCTGGCTTCCCGGGAAGTAATGCTGGACACAGGCGCAACAGTGGTCGCTCTGAATTTTACCATTGAACCGGGATTAAGTTATGAGCTGACGACAGATGCTGCATACAACCGGGACTTATTTGGCGTTAATTCGCCATTCTTATACCGTACGGTGGGCTTGCAGGGGGCCTATCCCTATGGTGACCCTGGAACGATTGAAATCATTGGAAATAACTACGGCCTGGAAGAATATTATTATTTCTATCGGTGGAAAGTACGGACCATCGACCGTTACTGTGAAAGTGAACATTTTCCGGTACAAGTCCATATTATGACTTCATCGAGTGAGCTTTTAGAACAAGCAGGCTGGAAAGTATTTCCGAATCCGGTGAATAGCATGTTTTTTGTTCAGCCCCATCCTGATGCCAGGCCCATTCTGGAATTGAGACTGTTTGATGTTCAGGGAAGAGTGCAGTGGGAATCGCGATCGGTATCAAGGGCAGAAACCAATTCTATTTCGATGGGTGAACTTCCTGCCGGCATGTATTGGTTATCGGTTAAGACAGCGGAAGGATCCTACAATGTAAAAATTTTAAAATTCTAA
- a CDS encoding cyclic nucleotide-binding domain-containing protein, which yields MDLQDYLKALNHLLQINIENITEDEKTRLLQKHIELYHSRKEVLGFNLTIIPFIPGRRSFDEAFYPGLGSSEETALYTHKAESSINFLYRIFQNQKSVNNFPDNAILKATITVLNHQGKMDFIVPAWNGRLLKPIRKGEAMNSEPAVDPHRDAVTENVSEAWTLTIPIDELVEDIRQAKPHQALFEFASLFFERLKLQLDLQIEDVIVSSDYHYFEIYNESLFGSLYKRLIEQLLPWDLNIQLTGVTSDQKIGIDYHPWIPVLCIGTEKANLYMKAIFGDMVEEKRMLTDPGWLLRVGLYLELLTCLGIIEVAKQEGLDLLSSRERKIFGQLPSFEAIRNRIDVKAWKKVWAARKIAVSGVRPNKNMPVSFGNLLRKKTATLMFLHAHHEDLKQAIELAGVNVHNSQETWHRVFRDAERAVLKMDEQAFPELNFLTTDLKKFVLWHERGNYFGLKLIPKQFSRAFGDQDGLYLSACRNYRNSMNEVAEWAKSRGLMEYTGKECVPASASILENYLAKNYGRLKYLQNQDGYLEGLDVKDREEAETRFPVEDIYNTLSRVSIFKALHKDELQQLAQRARPIELGHLERIIVQDREGSSLFVLHEGSLEVVGRIQEVDQVLALLQKGAVVGEFSFLTGEKRTAAVRAIDYALVFEVSAANLRPLVEKRPGIIQELTRIMEERKKANDENVNEKSLMNKITSTILGKTRTYN from the coding sequence ATGGATTTGCAGGATTATTTGAAGGCTCTCAATCATTTACTTCAAATCAACATTGAAAACATCACAGAAGATGAAAAAACCAGACTACTGCAGAAACATATTGAATTATACCACTCCAGGAAGGAGGTTCTGGGTTTCAACTTGACCATCATACCTTTTATCCCGGGGAGAAGATCCTTTGATGAAGCATTTTATCCCGGCCTCGGCTCAAGCGAAGAAACAGCCTTGTACACCCACAAAGCAGAATCTTCCATCAATTTCCTGTACCGGATCTTCCAGAATCAAAAGTCGGTTAACAACTTTCCGGACAATGCGATTTTAAAGGCCACGATCACTGTTTTGAATCATCAGGGTAAAATGGATTTTATTGTTCCTGCATGGAATGGCAGACTCCTTAAACCAATACGGAAAGGAGAAGCAATGAATTCAGAGCCAGCTGTTGATCCACATCGCGACGCCGTAACGGAAAATGTTTCCGAGGCCTGGACTTTAACCATTCCAATAGATGAGTTGGTTGAAGATATACGCCAAGCAAAACCGCATCAAGCTCTTTTCGAATTTGCCTCTCTCTTCTTTGAACGATTGAAGCTTCAGCTGGACCTGCAGATAGAGGATGTCATCGTTAGTTCGGATTATCATTATTTCGAAATTTACAATGAGTCCCTCTTTGGATCTCTGTATAAACGGCTTATCGAACAACTTTTACCATGGGATCTCAACATACAATTGACTGGTGTAACGTCGGATCAGAAAATCGGTATCGACTATCATCCGTGGATTCCCGTGCTATGTATAGGTACGGAAAAAGCCAATCTTTACATGAAAGCGATCTTCGGAGATATGGTCGAAGAAAAGCGCATGCTTACCGATCCGGGTTGGCTTCTTCGCGTAGGACTTTATCTTGAACTGCTGACTTGTCTTGGTATCATTGAAGTTGCCAAACAGGAAGGTCTGGATTTACTCAGTTCCCGGGAGCGCAAAATATTTGGTCAATTACCGTCATTTGAAGCCATCAGAAACCGTATCGATGTTAAAGCATGGAAAAAGGTATGGGCCGCCCGGAAAATTGCGGTAAGCGGAGTTCGTCCGAATAAAAATATGCCGGTGAGCTTTGGGAATCTTCTGCGCAAAAAAACTGCAACGCTGATGTTTTTGCATGCCCACCATGAAGATTTAAAACAAGCGATTGAATTAGCCGGAGTGAATGTGCACAATTCCCAGGAAACCTGGCACCGGGTATTTCGCGATGCCGAGCGTGCCGTATTAAAAATGGATGAACAGGCATTTCCAGAATTGAATTTTCTAACCACCGATCTAAAAAAATTTGTCCTGTGGCACGAACGGGGTAATTATTTCGGATTAAAACTTATCCCCAAACAATTCAGCAGGGCTTTCGGTGATCAGGATGGTTTGTATCTATCCGCTTGCCGTAATTACCGGAATTCCATGAATGAAGTGGCAGAATGGGCTAAAAGCCGTGGGTTGATGGAATACACCGGCAAAGAGTGCGTTCCTGCGTCTGCCAGCATCCTTGAAAACTATCTGGCCAAGAATTATGGCAGACTGAAATACCTGCAAAACCAGGATGGATATCTTGAAGGCCTGGATGTTAAAGACCGTGAGGAAGCAGAAACCCGTTTTCCGGTGGAGGACATTTATAATACACTATCCCGGGTTTCGATTTTCAAAGCGCTACATAAGGACGAATTGCAGCAATTAGCTCAACGTGCCCGGCCAATAGAACTTGGACATTTGGAACGGATCATTGTTCAGGACCGGGAAGGATCATCGTTGTTTGTTCTTCATGAAGGGAGCCTGGAAGTGGTCGGAAGAATCCAGGAAGTAGATCAGGTATTGGCCCTGTTACAAAAAGGTGCGGTGGTAGGCGAGTTTTCCTTTCTTACGGGAGAAAAACGAACAGCTGCCGTTCGAGCCATAGATTATGCCCTCGTCTTCGAAGTATCGGCAGCTAATTTACGGCCATTGGTAGAAAAGCGGCCCGGCATCATTCAGGAATTAACCCGGATCATGGAGGAAAGAAAAAAGGCTAATGACGAAAACGTCAATGAAAAATCGCTGATGAACAAAATCACCTCAACAATTTTGGGTAAAACAAGGACTTATAATTAA
- a CDS encoding methionine synthase has translation MKERPIRTTVIGSYPFPAWLEHASQHLDAFGSNDLEEMQEDAVRVAIHDQVAAGLDVITDGEQTRLDFNLSFYGYLQGIDPYVQIHRKWGPPAHDQRGKYRIVDELSAPRGLGVVQEYLRLKKLAPRGPVLKASIPGPFTLSGRLEPSERYPDRMSITKALIPIVRLELIDLVEAGCQEITVDEPSMSCYAYKSDTKAFVRIFNETVEAIYGSCRLSTHLCFGNYKGHPVGYRKMAPMFPDFLDFKVDEMHVEMANREFSELEIIREITRKMDVAVGIIDVKSYYIESVENLTNSIHRCLEYAPPERLSVAPDCGLSQTARWAAKQKLVNMVEAANRVREEMLLI, from the coding sequence ATGAAAGAAAGACCCATACGGACTACGGTCATCGGCTCCTATCCTTTCCCTGCCTGGCTGGAGCATGCCAGTCAGCATCTGGATGCCTTTGGCAGCAATGACCTGGAGGAAATGCAGGAAGACGCCGTACGGGTTGCGATTCATGACCAGGTAGCCGCCGGGCTGGATGTGATCACCGATGGAGAACAAACCCGACTGGATTTTAATTTGTCCTTTTACGGCTACCTGCAGGGGATCGATCCGTATGTGCAAATCCACCGTAAATGGGGACCACCGGCTCATGATCAACGCGGGAAATACCGTATTGTCGATGAGCTGTCAGCACCCCGGGGATTGGGTGTCGTCCAGGAATATCTCCGGCTAAAAAAATTAGCTCCGAGAGGTCCGGTATTGAAGGCATCTATTCCGGGTCCGTTTACCCTTAGTGGCCGGCTGGAGCCCAGTGAGCGATATCCGGACCGCATGTCAATCACCAAGGCGCTCATCCCAATCGTCCGTCTGGAATTGATCGACCTGGTCGAAGCCGGCTGTCAGGAAATTACCGTCGACGAACCATCCATGAGTTGCTACGCCTACAAATCGGATACGAAAGCTTTTGTCCGGATCTTCAATGAAACCGTGGAAGCCATTTATGGTAGCTGCAGACTATCCACGCATTTGTGTTTCGGGAATTACAAAGGTCACCCGGTAGGTTACCGGAAGATGGCACCCATGTTTCCGGATTTCCTCGATTTTAAAGTTGATGAAATGCATGTTGAAATGGCCAATCGTGAATTTTCAGAATTGGAAATCATTCGTGAGATAACCAGGAAAATGGATGTCGCAGTAGGAATCATTGACGTAAAAAGTTATTACATTGAGAGCGTTGAAAATCTTACCAATTCCATCCACCGGTGTCTGGAATACGCTCCACCGGAACGTCTGAGTGTAGCGCCGGATTGTGGATTAAGTCAGACTGCCCGTTGGGCTGCCAAACAAAAACTGGTCAACATGGTCGAAGCCGCCAATCGGGTCAGGGAGGAAATGCTTTTGATTTGA